Part of the Leguminivora glycinivorella isolate SPB_JAAS2020 chromosome 27, LegGlyc_1.1, whole genome shotgun sequence genome, GAGCGGAACCCTCACTCATCTCGCCAATAAGtaacaatttttagggttccgtagtcaactaggaacccttatagtttcgccatgtctgtctgtccgtccgtccgtccgtccgtccgcggataatctcagtaaccgttagcactagaaagctgaaatttggtaccaatatgtatattaatcacgccaacaaagtgcaaaaataaaaaaccggccaagagcgtgtcgggccacgctcagtgtagggttccgtagttttccgtatttttctcaaaaactactgaatctatcaagttcaaaacaattttcctagaaagtttttataaagatctactattgtgatttttttcatattttttgaacatagggttcaaaagttagagggggggggacgcacttttttttcctttagaagcgattatttccgaaaatattaatattatcaaaaaacgatcttagtaaacccttcttcattttttaatacctatccaacaatatatcacacgttggggttggaatgaaaaaaaatatccgcccccactttacatgtagggggggtaccctaataaaacatttttttccattttttatttttgcactttgttggcgtgattgatatacatattggtaccaaatttcagctttctagtgcttacggttactgagattatccgcggacggacggacggacggacggacggacggacggacggacggacggacggacggacggacagacagacatggcgaaactataagggttcctagttgactacggaaccctaaaaatggaaaaaaatgttttattagggtaccccccctacatgtaaagtgggggctgatattttttttcattccaaccacaacgtgtgatatattgttggataggtattaaaaatgaataagggtttactaagaccgttttttgataatattaatattttcgtaaataatcgcttctaaaggaaaaaaaagtgcgtccccctctaacttttgaaccatatgtttgaaaaatatgaaaaaaatcacaaaagtagaactttataaagactacactgattcaaactttcacgatttttacacatatttaaaattgcaaacgggacttaatcgcgtatttactatgttttaaacacttataagattgattgcagttgtggtagttCCTACATTGGTGAGACGAAACGtaccatagcggaaagggtcaaggAACATATCGCAGCTGTCAAAAATCGCCAGGTGAACAAGTCTGCCGTTGCTGAACACTTGCTACAGTCAGGGCCTAACCATTGGATTGAGCTTCACAACCCTAAAATTCTCTCTACAGATCGTGGGTATTATAGTAGAAAAatacgtgaagccattgaaattaagaagtataaaaatttcaatcgagacgaaggttttaatatctcatccacatggaacccggtcattagtaaatgcaagaagaaacaaatatcgcgggttgaaaaaccgaatatcgtgagtgttgtgtgtcgacaaggtgacatccctagtgcacaaactgttcaagtgggtagtcaggaccaggtgcgggtagttcgaaaaactcgtacagctagaagatgttgatgtcaacttcagccagtctgctccgagaccacggggacaatgccgtccttgaaacgtcggaggttagtgtttaaaacatagtaaatacgcgattaagtcccgtttgcaattttaaatatttataaagactttctaggaaaattgttttgaacttgataggttgagtagtttttgagaaaaatacggaaaactacggaaccctacactgagcgtggcccgacacgctcttggccggtttttattaatatttatttacatcattTGCTATTTGTTATGTAGAGATACCACATCGTGGCAGAAACAGACGTCAATTAAGAAATACATttttagtgttttattttatatttaaactttGCAAGGTAAgtgtttttatatattttcatagtgttatgAATTACacattatatttttaacccccgacgcaaaaacgacggggtgttataagtttgacgtgcctgtctgtgtgtgtgtgcctgtctgtggcttcgtagctcccgaatggatgaagctatttagatttagtttttttgtttgaaagctgagttagtcgggagtgttcttagccatgtttcatgaaaatcggtctactatgtcgcggtcgggggtttttcaaaattttaattttgtggttaggttataatttatcgccactcgttcgtAACTTATTTTCCGCAGTTATTTCCTTTacttaatgtactattttagttttatttagtgtaattttatttttcctgcaGTTGAACCAAAATGGGCTGGGAAAGATCAAAAGAAGGCTACCCCAGAATCTGGTCGGAGTTCACATGCGAGAAGACGAAACAGAGGTTCATAATAAAGGACCTCTCAGAAGAGTATTACGACATAGCGCTTGGCTACATGACGAATATATTCCTCAACGAATCTGCTATATGCAAGCCTTTAAGTAAGTTTTGGTATGTTTCTTTAGTTTaggtttcaaaaagtatttcgtCAACCGTACATGCAAAACGTTCTCGATTATTTCCTCTATGGTTTATGATTTTAAGTGAACGGTTTTTCAAGAATACACAAATATTAACTAAGACGTAAAGAGAGGCGTAATATTATAGAAGTCGCGTTCGACCGGGCAATGTGGCGGCGGATTTGCCTCAGCTTCAAGTCAATGACTGGCAaaaggctgcgcaggatcgggacaggtagcgatctctcgtttcggaggccaagattcactttggatcactgagacaaaatagttagttatagatatcaataaatataaacaGATTCGAGACATTACTGTTATATTAATTTCTATGGACCTTGCATTAAAATACATAGTACGTTTCAGGAATCCTCGAGGACCCAGTATCTCGTCTCCAGATGCAGCAAAAGTGGATGAAGATCATGCGATCCAACATGGCTATCATTTGCTGCACTGACGACGATGAGGTGCCCAGGGTCGCGGCTATACACTTCACGGTTGTACGAGAAAAGGGGCAAGAACAGGTAAACCTACACtcttttttacccccgacgcaaaaagtgtttgtctgtttgtctgtctgcttCTCTGTCTATGTGTCTCCTTAatggatggaccgatttagactttttttgtttgaaagctgaattagtcgggagtgttcttagccatgtttcatggaaatcggtccactattttTTTTGGCAAACTAGTCCGCCtcatggaaagcggtcaccgtaacctacggacgcctgcaactcaaggggtatcacatgcgcattgccaacccattagaaatttgtacactccttttatgaagaaccccatacttcatcgggaatacctcggcaggaagctcattccacagccggagcgtccgcgggaggaaattcctctgaaaccgcacggtacgcgaccaaggtttaggttgcaaggtgtgtggatgagcgccctgtcgatggcgagcggtgcgatgatgaaaaggtagggggtttttcaaaatttaaatattgtattattttttcatgcTGTCTATCTTCCAGCCTAGCCAAGACCCCTCAAGATTGAATAAGTACGAGCAGTTCACAGAAGTGGTGGAACAGCTGACTGTCTCAGGAGACCTCTTCACCAGGTTCGATTCCGGCGCGTACCTGTTTTCACTGGGGCTCTTCGTGTTACCAGAATTCCGGGGGCTTGGAATTGCTACACACATACTTAAGTCTAGGTAAGTTTTTTAAGAAGTATTTTTActttcaacatttagtaatataagtcgacttaaAATAagatatacaggataattgttataattaagaaaatgagaaccttaatgacgaaataaaacttagaaAAAATTTCaattcattaaataaatctcaaaataggaataaaaacaaatgatttaactttttgcttaatttttgtacaaactttttgagaactgctgttaTATCATTGAATAATCGGTGAATTCATTTCAGGTTAACAATATGCagagccctagggctccgcggGACTGGGAACGTGTTCTCGACACCGGGGGCGCAGGCCGCGGCGCGCTCCGCCGGCTACCAAGAGGTCGTCGCAAGGGTGTACGAGGGACAGAGACTGGCTTTGATGGCCGCTAGTGTTCAgtgattaatagttattttcccctcactagctcggaaacacgtgtttgtcctttaataccagcgggtaaaaacgcattttatccactagtgggtaaagtaatttgaccttgaataaagtcaaattaactgctttaaaattgattgaAGTAGCTGAATCtagtaaaaaagatgatttaccacctgtggaactactggaagcagtgataaatgcattttttgcgttgtagtttcctcgctatagtgaggggaaaagttttgtgttacactcgggtgcaaatgtattttacttctcgtgtgttaaaatacaactttgcccccttgtataacaaataactattgttttacaagggggcaaagttgtttaatcGCAGGTGTGTGTTTTTGccacttcaggcaaaggatgtttcaatcagctaacgatttttttgcacaactaaaatttgactataaatctataaaaaaatattacacggtatgaaaaatgcatttttattataacgttttacaattatttcagtgtattttacatttattttgtaaatttcacgtagataaatcactataatttgcaatctggcaggaaattgtgacggccatctcgatttgcgcttgaccgcgttgccatagcaacgttgaaggttttgcctcatgattttttttctctgtgttttcctctcaaatgtgatgaaaaatattgtgtgtaactcaggaggtaaggattttgtaaactcgtgtctataactctctccagcctgcggctgtcgcgagatattaacactcgttgacaaaatcccccttacctcccttgttgcacaatatactattttccactttttatttttgcactttgtcggcgtgattgatatacctacacattggtgccaaatttcagctttccagtcctaagtccgttttcatattatccgatccgatatcggaaggatttcaatgaaaaaaatccaagatggtgcctgtaatgtatgggatatcggtcctacatccgatatcggatcggataatgtgaaaacgctacAACGGTTACAGGGATTGTCCGCGGACGGACAcgcggacagacatggcgaaactaagtAGGTTCCttttctagttgactacgaaaccctaaagaTGATTTATGAGGAATACAAATAACAATCAAGTTTACCATAACttttattataaacaaaaattGGATACAAAAGTacattcttataaaatattatttacaaattcTTAATACGAGTACAATCGTACTAATCCATATTTACCCATTGTTATATTTCACATGGAATGTAGGCaccctatttattatttatatgaggTTTTTTAAACTTACTTAAACATTTCGACAGATGGCGTtacatttgttaaaaaataaaacttgatcGCAGTCCATTGTTCaaatccttatttttttatgtggatttatgatataaaaacatataaaagaTCTACAAAACTAGAAAtgattatttattcattaatctCTGCCAATtcaattatgaataaatatttaaaataaaacacgacCCACTTTTATAACTGTAAACGCCATCTATGGAATGACAATAAAACTTCTAAATAAAGAACAAAAACAGTATAGTCTTGACGTTTTAAAGCTCTTAAAATATATCGCTAGCTGTTGCCCGCGACTTTCTCTTCCTTTGGAACCTTCTAAAATAACTACCAGGATAATAtctactttattttattaacaactAAATTTGTTCAAGAGAAAAACGGGGGCAAAAGTtagattttattattaaatatttttttaaatcaaaaccGCAGTTATAAAACTCAtctttatatttaatttgttttcatATCAAGAATtaaatggtttaaaaaaatatttttaaatttttaagttaCTACTACATATGGTTCATAAAAGTCTGTTatcaaaaatacatttttaatttatgtttccTTACATtttctattataattaaaaaaaaaaagaacattcATTTTGAATTGACTTAcctatttaaatagattttatATCCGTAACATGAAATTCTGTCGTTAAAGATAACGACATATTTCTTGAATATATACCTAATTGATTTTTgacttaaaatataaaaattcaaCAAAAATTGAGCAAATTCCATTtctaatttaactttttttacaaataataaatataacatgtGTAAATTTACTAGTTCAGAACTTGTATATTTGTTAGTAGGGACTTTGTTATAATatatgaattcatttattttacaaaaaacttGTTCATTATTTTCACAGGTCGTCCTTTTATCACATgaaaattgtataaatatatatatttgttcTCAACTGGtaactatttaataaatattgttttaatataaatctaGTCAAATCCTTACATATTACGACACAAAACAATTTTCGGTAAAAAATATTGATAtgatatatttttcattttcattaaattcGATTGTTAAATAAGATTTTAAAAACCCAAATCCATCAGCAATAATCGAACTtagatatttataaaaaaaaacacaacatCATTAATTGTACAATATATGATAATATACACCTATTTGCCACAGTCAACCATATTTACCAAACAAATAGTTTTAGTAAAAATAGTagttttttttaggtttttaaCCAATATTTAGTTAAGTATTGAGTCCACATTTTATTTAACAatcattcaataaaataatattttcgatTTAGAACAAATATGCCATGTATGACATTAACTATTTGTACAGATTGACATTTATATATATGTCAATCTGTACAAATAATTAAtgtcatacatattttaaaaatttcctGAAAATAAATCGCTAAGCTTGTCTTATGAAATGACATGACATGTCTGAATGATATGTCATGTCATTTCATTTGTCTCCCttttaatttcaaaaaaatatgtttaagcGTAAATGTCGTAaggtatgttttttatattttattctacCTACATATTTCACTTATTTTGGAACTTGTATAATTAGAATGAGCAAATATGcttaaaattaaatgattt contains:
- the LOC125240349 gene encoding uncharacterized protein LOC125240349 → MGWERSKEGYPRIWSEFTCEKTKQRFIIKDLSEEYYDIALGYMTNIFLNESAICKPLRILEDPVSRLQMQQKWMKIMRSNMAIICCTDDDEVPRVAAIHFTVVREKGQEQPSQDPSRLNKYEQFTEVVEQLTVSGDLFTRFDSGAYLFSLGLFVLPEFRGLGIATHILKSRLTICRALGLRGTGNVFSTPGAQAAARSAGYQEVVARVYEGQRLALMAASVQ